The Thermoplasmata archaeon genomic sequence CCGCAGGGAACGTGGGCGGGCTTAACTTCCGGGTTCGGGATGGGACCGGGTGTATCCCCGCCGCTTTGGCCGTCAAACCACTGCTTGCTACGCCCACAGTGCACGCGCTATTTCAGGATTTTGGTCTAGGGATGGGGCAGGACCGCGGTCAGGAAGCCGAGCATCAGGTTGCCGACGACGCATGCGAGCACGAAGCCGATCAGGAGGGGGACCATGAACGGCACCTTCGGCTGGACCCAGACCCGGTCCGCGCCGGCGGCCTTGAGCTTCGCGACCTCCTCGGCCTCGTCCTTCGACCGCGAGGGGAAGAGGACCGCCACGCGCTCGCCGCGGCGATCCACGCGCTCCATGAGCCAGACATGGGGCGGGAGTCCGTCGAGGGACGCCTTGGTCCCGAACAGGGCCTGCGGGAACTCGAACTCGCCGCGGACTGCGTTCACGATCAGGTAGGCCACCGGCACGGCGAGGAACAGAATCGCGGCGTTGAGGAGGACGACCAGGGAGAAGGGGAACACGGTCCGCATGGCGCCGGCGACGTTCGAGGGCATCGCAAGCGCCGGGAACGGCGAGAGGTCGGGGTAGTAGGGCAGCAGGAGGGTCAGGGCCATCATGGCCTTCGTGTCCGCGCCCCCCCGGAGGAGGCCGAGCTGGAAGAATCCCTGGTAGACGATCATGAGGATCGGGACCGAGGCGAACTCCGAGAGCGGGAGGCCCCGGACGCCAAACCGAAGCAAGATGGAATCGACCGGGTTGGGGAGGAGGACCGCTGCGAAAAAGCTGATCGCGGCGACCGCCAGGAGTAGGAGGCGTACGGGGCGGACGTGAACCCCATCCTCGTCGAGAAGGGGGTTTCCGAAGAAGACCGCATAGAAGAGGATGGCCGCGGAACCGAAGAGGAGCCAGTCGTTCACGGACCCTGCGGACGTCAGGATGTCCAGGGCGAGCACCGCGAGCCCCGCGGTCCCCATGGCGATCCAAATGGGATCGCACACGCGTCGCGTGCGGACGTCGAGGACCGCGGCGACGACGAGGAAGCCGGCGCCGACGAGGACGCGCGCGACCGCGAAGCCGTCCACAGGCGCGCATCGGGCCCTCCTTATTTCAAGGGTTCGACCTCGTTGACCGCGGCGCGCATCCAGTTCTGATTTCACGGAGCAACGGCGACACGTTTGAATAGCCGCCCACCCTCGAACGGTTCACCCCCCGGAGGCATCCCATGCGGAACGGCGGCACGCAATCCCTTTCGGCGGGATCCGGGCCCGGGAGGGTCGCCGCGCCCGCGAGGCGAACCGGCATCCTGCGGCGCATCCGCAACGCCTTCTACTTGCCGCGGAACGCGTGGATTCTGACCGCCACCTCGACGGTGTGGTCCGTCGGCGGCTCCATGAGTTCCCCCTTTCAGTCCCTGTACTTCTACAACCTCGGCGCCTCCGTCGTGTTCATCGGCTATCTGGCGGCTCTGTCCTCCGCGATCATCGCCGCGGTCGAACTCATCGGCGGCTACGTGGGGGACGCGTGGGGACGGAAGCGGGCGATCATCCTCTTCAGCTTCGTCGGCGTCGCGAACGGGTTCATCTACTCGTTCATCCCGAGCGCGGGCTGGCTCTACCTCCCCGTCGTCGTCGGCTCCGTCGCCGGGATCTACGGGCCCCTGTTCAGCGCGGCCCTCACGGAGTCCATGGAGCCGGCCCTTCGGCCTCGCGGAATCGCCTCATACTCCGTGATCAACACCCTGCCTTCCCTGTTCGCTCCCTACGTGGGTGGCCTTCTCGCGGGGCGACTCGGGAACGTGGAGGGCCTTCGGATCGCATTCTTCCTGAGCGGCGCGTTCGGGGTTCTGGGGATCACGTGGCGTGCGCTGACGCTCAAGGAGACCCATACCCCCCAGGCTCCCGTGACCTTCTTCCGGTTCTGGCGATCCGTGATTCGGGAGAGCCGCGCCGCATATCAAGCGGCCGGGGGCGACGTGCACCGCCTCCTGCACTACGCGATTCTCAGCGCGTTCGGGGTCGGACTCACGGCCTCCTTCTCGATCTTGTATTTCGTCCAGTCGCTGGGCGTCCCCCCGGACGAGTACGGTGCCCTCGTCGGAGCCACCTCCCTGGTGATCCTCCTCCTGCTATTCCCAGCCGCGAGCTTGGCGGAGCGCGTGGGGCTCAAGAAGGCCGTCGTGCTGGCCTCCCTCTCCGTCCCGTTGAACCAGTACTTCTTCACCCTCGCGAAGGACGTCGACGAGCTCGTCGCGTGGTCCGTGGTCAGCGGCACGGGGACCGCGTTCCTCGGCCCGCCCCTCACGTCCCTCCAGGCGGGCATCGTGCCGAGGATGATCCGCGGACGGATCATGGCCATCTTCAGCGCGCTGCCCCTCCTCGCTTCGATTCCGGCGCAGATCCTCGGCGGGTACCTCTATGCGGTCACGCCCGTCCTCCCCTTCCTCGCCGCCGTCCCCGCGTTCGTCCTCTCCTTCGTCGTGCTCCTTCGAATCCACGAGCCCCAGCGACTCGAACGCTAAGCCACCCGAGCGGGTCCCCGTAGGGGGCGACGGCGGGAGCCGGCGCGGAGCCCGTCGTGCCGACACGGAATCAGTCACAAATGCCTAAATACACCTTGGAGGGATGCTGACGTCGCTCGGCGTAAACCCGGGCGCCGTTCCCGGTCGGACGAACATGAGCGAGCCGCGTCGGATGAAGGTCAAGATCTGCTTGGTCGGCGAGCACGCCGTCGGCAAGACCTCGTTGATCAAGCGGTACGTTCTGAATGAGTACGACGACCGATACATCGTCACGTTGGGCGCCAAGGTGTCCAAGAAGGAGATGACCCTTGCCCCGAAGGGCGCGGAGGCCATCCAGATGGACATGACGATTTGGGACATCATGGGATCCAAGGGCTTCCGGGAGCTGCTGCGGGAAGCGTACTTCCACGGCGCCCAGGGGATCCTCGCCGTGGCGGACATCACCCGGTACGATACCTTGGAGGACCTGGACTCCTGGGTGGAGTCCGTGTTCCGGACGGTCGGCGAGATCCCCGTGGTCTTCACGGTGAACAAGATGGACCTCAAGGACCAGGCCGCGTTCGGTGAGGAGCAGGTCAAACAGGCCACGGAGGCCTTCGACGCCCCGTACTTCTACTCGTCCGCGAAGACGGGCGAGAACGTCGAGGCCGTGTTCCGCAGCCTGGGCGAGACCATCGCGAAGTCGGGCACCTCCTCGGACGCCTGAGC encodes the following:
- a CDS encoding Rab family GTPase codes for the protein MLTSLGVNPGAVPGRTNMSEPRRMKVKICLVGEHAVGKTSLIKRYVLNEYDDRYIVTLGAKVSKKEMTLAPKGAEAIQMDMTIWDIMGSKGFRELLREAYFHGAQGILAVADITRYDTLEDLDSWVESVFRTVGEIPVVFTVNKMDLKDQAAFGEEQVKQATEAFDAPYFYSSAKTGENVEAVFRSLGETIAKSGTSSDA
- a CDS encoding MFS transporter, which produces MRNGGTQSLSAGSGPGRVAAPARRTGILRRIRNAFYLPRNAWILTATSTVWSVGGSMSSPFQSLYFYNLGASVVFIGYLAALSSAIIAAVELIGGYVGDAWGRKRAIILFSFVGVANGFIYSFIPSAGWLYLPVVVGSVAGIYGPLFSAALTESMEPALRPRGIASYSVINTLPSLFAPYVGGLLAGRLGNVEGLRIAFFLSGAFGVLGITWRALTLKETHTPQAPVTFFRFWRSVIRESRAAYQAAGGDVHRLLHYAILSAFGVGLTASFSILYFVQSLGVPPDEYGALVGATSLVILLLLFPAASLAERVGLKKAVVLASLSVPLNQYFFTLAKDVDELVAWSVVSGTGTAFLGPPLTSLQAGIVPRMIRGRIMAIFSALPLLASIPAQILGGYLYAVTPVLPFLAAVPAFVLSFVVLLRIHEPQRLER
- a CDS encoding A24 family peptidase C-terminal domain-containing protein; the encoded protein is MDGFAVARVLVGAGFLVVAAVLDVRTRRVCDPIWIAMGTAGLAVLALDILTSAGSVNDWLLFGSAAILFYAVFFGNPLLDEDGVHVRPVRLLLLAVAAISFFAAVLLPNPVDSILLRFGVRGLPLSEFASVPILMIVYQGFFQLGLLRGGADTKAMMALTLLLPYYPDLSPFPALAMPSNVAGAMRTVFPFSLVVLLNAAILFLAVPVAYLIVNAVRGEFEFPQALFGTKASLDGLPPHVWLMERVDRRGERVAVLFPSRSKDEAEEVAKLKAAGADRVWVQPKVPFMVPLLIGFVLACVVGNLMLGFLTAVLPHP